From the genome of Nitrospirota bacterium, one region includes:
- a CDS encoding AAA family ATPase codes for MIKRLQVKNYKSLKKLDFELGKRNVLVGPNMSGKSNLIDCLKFLTQMCISGVNTALVDRGRFPEVVWKGEDNGPISFRLVIDYGKSYEYEISIIGAPSGLISIEREYLTVKNGTQIAPLIDLRHGHGKVMHADSTEAFVFQDPTRSALEFTVPGWEGMVVKYYISSWRYYRLLPALMKRENAAIAQDFLNESGDNFSSWFMRLQTNYPDAFHRIKQVARDVFPDLKEILIPPTQFATTFMTTREKHLKQPITIWHMSDGEIVFLAWLSLIFAPIGAPLYCVEELENHLHPRLLETLVEVLNQRQKELGPKAAQIIATTHSPYLVDKVNFEDLVVVEKSNGATRCTRPASKTHLKELLEREELGLGELWYSGALGSD; via the coding sequence ATGATTAAAAGACTACAAGTAAAAAATTACAAAAGTTTAAAAAAACTGGACTTTGAACTTGGAAAGAGGAATGTGCTGGTTGGTCCTAACATGTCTGGGAAAAGCAATTTGATTGACTGCCTCAAATTCTTGACACAAATGTGCATTTCTGGTGTGAATACTGCTCTTGTGGATCGTGGTAGATTCCCAGAGGTTGTCTGGAAAGGAGAAGATAATGGCCCGATTTCATTCAGGTTGGTTATCGATTATGGAAAAAGTTATGAATATGAAATCTCAATAATAGGTGCTCCATCTGGTTTGATATCCATTGAAAGAGAATATCTGACTGTTAAAAATGGAACTCAGATAGCCCCATTGATTGACCTCAGGCATGGCCATGGAAAGGTCATGCATGCAGATAGTACAGAAGCATTTGTCTTTCAAGATCCTACCCGATCTGCCCTTGAGTTTACAGTACCTGGTTGGGAAGGGATGGTTGTTAAGTACTATATCTCTTCTTGGCGTTATTATCGCTTACTACCGGCACTCATGAAACGAGAAAATGCTGCAATTGCACAAGATTTCCTTAACGAAAGTGGCGATAATTTTTCGAGTTGGTTTATGAGACTGCAAACTAATTATCCAGACGCATTTCATCGAATAAAACAGGTAGCACGGGATGTCTTCCCTGATTTAAAGGAAATTCTTATTCCACCAACCCAGTTTGCTACAACTTTTATGACTACCCGAGAAAAGCATCTTAAACAACCTATTACAATCTGGCATATGTCAGATGGGGAAATTGTATTTTTAGCATGGTTGTCTTTAATTTTTGCACCTATTGGAGCACCATTATATTGTGTTGAAGAATTAGAGAATCATTTACACCCAAGATTATTGGAGACATTGGTTGAAGTGCTAAACCAAAGGCAAAAGGAATTAGGACCCAAAGCTGCACAAATCATAGCAACTACACATTCACCATATCTGGTAGATAAAGTGAATTTTGAAGATCTTGTTGTAGTTGAAAAAAGTAATGGTGCTACAAGATGTACACGACCTGCCTCTAAGACGCATCTCAAAGAGCTTTTGGAGCGTGAAGAACTTGGGCTTGGAGAACTCTGGTATTCAGGTGCCCTGGGTAGTGATTAA
- a CDS encoding DUF4276 family protein yields the protein MTLYGIIVEGNYDKAAFKEIIKKCILSDIKIISRPCGGKDHLMKSFPGHLKSFCYEKQGSHIDKALVIRDADNRDPAELHKKMESKITNRTYPFEVKFIIIIQELETWFLADEEAISRVTQARSGKPVARVNENLESIRQPKEKLQEILSKAGIYYTPEVAKEIARELDLSKIEYHCPRFREFRQAVIDC from the coding sequence ATGACGCTCTACGGGATAATAGTAGAAGGGAACTATGATAAGGCAGCATTCAAAGAAATAATTAAAAAATGTATCTTAAGTGATATAAAAATAATCTCACGTCCATGTGGTGGCAAGGATCATTTAATGAAGAGTTTTCCAGGCCATCTCAAGTCATTTTGCTATGAAAAGCAAGGATCGCATATAGATAAGGCTCTTGTAATTCGTGATGCTGATAACAGAGACCCTGCAGAATTGCATAAGAAAATGGAAAGCAAAATTACAAACAGAACCTATCCTTTCGAAGTGAAATTCATAATCATTATCCAAGAACTTGAAACGTGGTTTCTTGCTGATGAGGAGGCAATTTCCAGAGTCACTCAAGCCCGTTCCGGAAAACCTGTAGCCAGAGTTAATGAAAATCTTGAATCAATTCGTCAACCTAAGGAGAAGCTGCAGGAAATTCTTTCTAAAGCAGGAATATATTATACTCCAGAAGTTGCAAAGGAGATCGCCAGAGAATTAGATTTATCTAAGATAGAATACCACTGCCCAAGGTTTAGGGAATTTCGCCAAGCCGTTATTGATTGTTAG
- the mnmG gene encoding tRNA uridine-5-carboxymethylaminomethyl(34) synthesis enzyme MnmG — MTYTYDKEYDIIVIGAGHAGCEAALAAARMGCAVAAFTMNVDNVAMMSCNPAIGGLAKSHLVKEIDAIGGEMAVNTDKAGIQFKMLNKSKGPAVWALRVQCDRQLYRLSMKSVLERQPNIDLKQGMIVDVLVTDERIRGVRNNLGIEYLSKAVILTTGTFLNGLIHIGLENFPAGRAGEFPAIGISESLRKLGFRLGRLKTGTPPRIDAKSIDFSVTTPQYGDDPPLPFSYSTERITNPQLPCYMTYTNRQTHELILGSLDRSPLYSGRIKGIGARYCPSIEDKVVRFSDRERHQVFLEPEGLDTKEYYANGISTSLPFDVQVALVRTIKGLEQGEIIRPGYAIEYDFVPPTQIKPTLETKLIEGLYHAGQINGTSGYEEAAAQGLIAGINAALKVKGKEPFVLDRSEAYIGVLIDDLVTKGTNEPYRMFTSRAEYRLLLRQDNADMRLMEKGYKLGLVSNENYRRFIEKKEAVREEIERLGRTRVYSIPGFEKKIARIGIDSLQPDTTLCHLLRRPEVNYQGIEKIAPSLRPLTQDVKEQVEIQVKYEGYIKRQNEMVERFKKLEDRKIPEDFNFRAIKGLSNEVISKLEEIRPLSIGQASRISGVTPAAVSILLIAIEQQTRSGVTKKSEDFLR; from the coding sequence ATGACCTACACCTACGATAAAGAATACGACATAATCGTTATTGGGGCAGGGCATGCTGGTTGTGAGGCAGCCCTTGCTGCAGCAAGGATGGGCTGCGCTGTGGCTGCATTTACGATGAATGTTGATAATGTGGCGATGATGTCATGTAATCCTGCTATTGGTGGACTTGCCAAAAGTCATCTCGTAAAAGAGATAGATGCTATCGGTGGTGAGATGGCTGTCAATACCGATAAGGCAGGTATTCAGTTCAAGATGTTGAATAAAAGCAAGGGGCCGGCAGTATGGGCGTTGAGGGTTCAGTGCGACAGACAGCTCTACAGACTCTCTATGAAATCGGTGCTTGAAAGACAGCCAAATATCGATCTCAAACAGGGGATGATTGTAGATGTCCTTGTTACAGATGAAAGAATAAGGGGTGTAAGGAATAACCTCGGGATCGAATATCTCTCAAAGGCAGTGATACTCACCACAGGGACATTTCTTAATGGCTTGATTCATATAGGGCTTGAGAACTTTCCTGCAGGAAGGGCAGGCGAATTTCCAGCAATCGGCATCTCAGAATCACTAAGAAAACTCGGTTTCAGGCTGGGGAGGCTGAAGACAGGGACGCCGCCAAGGATAGATGCAAAGAGTATTGATTTCTCTGTGACGACCCCTCAATATGGTGATGACCCCCCCTTGCCATTTTCTTACTCCACAGAGAGGATAACTAATCCTCAACTCCCCTGCTATATGACATATACCAATAGACAGACACATGAGCTAATACTCGGCAGTCTCGACCGTTCACCCCTGTATAGCGGGAGAATCAAGGGCATTGGAGCAAGGTATTGTCCTTCGATAGAAGATAAGGTAGTAAGATTTTCTGACAGAGAAAGACACCAGGTATTCCTTGAGCCAGAGGGATTAGATACAAAGGAATATTATGCAAATGGTATCTCAACGAGTCTTCCCTTTGATGTTCAGGTAGCACTTGTCAGAACAATAAAGGGGCTTGAGCAGGGAGAGATAATACGTCCTGGATATGCCATAGAATATGACTTTGTTCCACCTACACAGATAAAGCCAACACTCGAGACAAAACTTATCGAAGGGCTTTATCATGCAGGGCAGATTAATGGCACATCAGGCTATGAAGAGGCAGCGGCACAGGGACTGATAGCCGGGATAAACGCAGCTTTGAAGGTCAAAGGAAAAGAACCGTTTGTTCTTGACCGCTCAGAGGCATACATCGGTGTCCTTATAGATGACCTCGTTACAAAGGGGACGAATGAGCCTTACAGGATGTTTACTTCAAGGGCAGAATATAGACTTCTGCTCCGTCAGGATAATGCTGATATGAGATTGATGGAAAAAGGATATAAACTCGGACTTGTGAGTAATGAGAATTACAGGAGATTCATTGAAAAGAAAGAGGCTGTAAGAGAAGAGATAGAGAGGCTGGGGAGAACGAGGGTATATTCGATTCCAGGCTTTGAGAAAAAGATTGCCAGGATAGGAATAGATTCTCTACAACCAGATACAACCCTCTGTCATCTTCTTAGAAGACCGGAGGTAAACTATCAGGGTATAGAGAAAATAGCCCCATCTCTTAGACCACTGACACAGGATGTAAAAGAACAAGTAGAGATACAGGTAAAGTATGAAGGCTATATAAAAAGGCAGAATGAGATGGTAGAGCGATTTAAGAAACTTGAAGACAGAAAGATTCCAGAAGATTTTAACTTCAGGGCTATTAAGGGACTTTCAAACGAGGTAATCTCCAAGCTTGAAGAGATAAGACCGCTTTCCATAGGTCAAGCAAGCAGGATATCAGGCGTAACACCTGCTGCAGTCTCTATACTCTTGATAGCGATTGAACAGCAGACGAGAAGCGGGGTCACCAAAAAGTCAGAAGACTTTTTGAGGTAA
- a CDS encoding cobyrinate a,c-diamide synthase translates to MTGIVLAGTKSGDGKTTITLGLLYAFKKRGLNVSAFKVGPDFIDPGFHRLATGKVSRNLDAWMCPEDYVRQCLIKNSSNADLSIVEGVMGLFDGGRGSTAEVAKVIRLPVILVMDVSGAGESTAAIIRGFMEFDTSITIAGVILNRIGSKRHFELIKGAIEHRCNIPLLGYLPADKEIVIPERHLGLVMAHESPISESSLERLTMLIEECIDIDGLINIALSPITQGTQNVIARNLREIASPEPALSDKTRFFANAQNDKSEGARNDRSDRISQVRIAIARDDAFCFYYEDNLDILRESGAEIIPFSPLNDLSLPEGIDGVYIGGGYPELYAKRLSENTAMLRTVKQWAMDGMPLYAECGGFLYLTKGINTDGQFYPMVGIFPVEAYMRNKRFSLGYREVELLSDIILGKKGERLRGHEFHYSEIGDMPLEIKRAYRVKKIDGIQFTEGYNLKNTIGSYIHIHFGSNVIVGENIVRFCSPHQSPLP, encoded by the coding sequence ATGACAGGGATTGTGCTTGCAGGGACGAAGAGTGGAGATGGCAAGACTACTATCACTTTAGGTCTCCTGTATGCTTTCAAAAAAAGAGGGCTTAATGTATCTGCTTTCAAGGTAGGTCCTGATTTTATTGACCCAGGGTTTCACCGTCTCGCAACAGGTAAGGTTTCAAGAAATCTTGATGCATGGATGTGTCCAGAAGACTATGTGAGGCAGTGTCTTATAAAAAATTCCTCGAATGCAGACCTTTCAATTGTAGAAGGTGTTATGGGGCTTTTTGACGGTGGTAGAGGGAGCACTGCTGAAGTGGCAAAAGTCATCAGACTACCTGTAATACTGGTGATGGATGTATCTGGTGCTGGAGAGAGCACAGCGGCTATTATCAGAGGTTTTATGGAGTTTGATACCAGTATAACTATTGCAGGTGTAATCCTTAATAGGATTGGAAGTAAGAGGCACTTTGAACTCATCAAAGGGGCAATCGAGCACCGATGCAACATCCCTCTGTTAGGCTACCTCCCTGCTGATAAAGAGATAGTTATACCTGAAAGACATCTCGGTCTTGTCATGGCACATGAAAGCCCTATCTCTGAGTCTTCTTTAGAAAGATTGACCATGCTTATAGAGGAATGTATTGACATCGATGGTTTGATAAATATCGCTTTATCACCAATTACACAAGGCACTCAAAATGTCATTGCGAGGAATCTTAGAGAGATTGCTTCGCCGGAGCCTGCCCTGAGCGATAAAACGAGATTCTTCGCTAACGCTCAGAATGACAAAAGTGAAGGGGCTCGCAATGACAGAAGTGATAGAATTTCTCAAGTCCGAATAGCAATCGCACGAGATGACGCCTTCTGTTTTTACTATGAAGACAACCTTGATATACTTAGAGAATCCGGTGCAGAGATTATCCCCTTTAGCCCGTTAAACGATCTTTCCCTTCCTGAAGGTATTGACGGCGTCTATATCGGAGGTGGCTATCCTGAACTTTATGCAAAGAGGCTTTCAGAGAATACCGCCATGCTGAGAACAGTGAAACAGTGGGCTATGGACGGAATGCCGCTTTATGCCGAGTGTGGAGGTTTCCTGTATCTGACAAAAGGGATAAACACCGATGGGCAATTTTATCCAATGGTCGGGATCTTTCCTGTTGAGGCATATATGAGAAACAAGAGATTCTCGCTCGGCTACAGAGAGGTTGAACTACTCTCAGATATAATACTTGGAAAGAAGGGAGAAAGACTAAGGGGACATGAGTTTCATTATTCCGAGATAGGAGATATGCCTCTTGAAATAAAGAGGGCTTACAGGGTCAAGAAGATAGATGGCATACAATTTACTGAGGGTTACAATCTAAAAAATACCATCGGAAGTTATATACATATCCACTTTGGAAGTAATGTAATAGTTGGAGAGAACATTGTCAGATTCTGTTCCCCTCACCAATCCCCTCTCCCCTGA